The Malus domestica chromosome 06, GDT2T_hap1 genome has a segment encoding these proteins:
- the LOC103436798 gene encoding urea-proton symporter DUR3 isoform X2 — MASSWSQCPPFEFSSKYYHVAGDGGGCVRQSSFFGGKPVLNQGVGYSVILGFGAFFAVFTSFLVWLEKRYVGSKHTSEWFNTAGRSVKTGLIASVIVSQWTWAATILQSSNVAWEYGVSGPFWYASGATIQVLLFGIIAIEIKRKAPHAHTVCEIVKARWGTAAHIVFLSFCFLTNIIVTAMLLLGGSAVVNALTGVNIYAASFLIPLGVIVYTLAGGLKATFLASYIHSVIVHVVLVIFVYLVYTASSELGSPSIVYNRLVEVASKSRICKEPISHHGQSCGPASGNYKGSYLTMLSSGGLVFGIINIVGNFGTVFVDNGYWVSAIAARPSSTHKGYLLGGLVWFAVPFSLATSLGLGALALDLPLTESEASRGLVPPATAIALMGKGGSVLLLTMLFMAVTSAGSSELIAVSSLCTYDIYRTYVDPNADGKKILKVSRGVILAFGCFMGLLAVILNKAGVSLGWMYLAMGVLIGSAVIPIAFMLLWRKANAIGAILGATVGCVLGIITWLSVTKIEYGRINLDTTGRNAPMLAGNLVSILSGGAIHAICSFLSPQNYDWGTTKKITVVEKATSDLPAEEYKEEKLQRAKAWIVKWGVGFTVVIVLLWPLLSLPAGDFGIGYFTFWAVIAIAWGTIGSVAIIALPVIESWETIQSVILGMFTNDRLMEKVEEMNLKLHTIMLAIPESEKIYLLEKEKAKKKEALEQGSHSLSAVEQP; from the exons ATGGCTAGCTCTTGGTCTCAGTGTCCGCCTTTCGAGTTTTCGAGCAAGTACTATCACGTGGCCGGAGACGGAGGTGGCTGTGTGAGGCAAAGCAGCTTCTTTGGAGGCAAACCAGTGCTTAATCAGGGCGTAGGGTATTCTGTTATTCTTGGCTTTGGAGCCTTCTTTGCTGTCTTCACATCTTTCTTG GTATGGTTGGAGAAGCGATATGTTGGTTCCAAGCACACATCTGAATGGTTCAACACTGCAGGAAGAAGTGTTAAAACAGGACTCATTGCCAGTGTGATTGTCTCCCAG TGGACTTGGGCTGCTACAATCTTGCAAAGTTCAAATGTTGCTTGGGAGTATGGAGTAAGTGGACCTTTCTGGTATGCTAGCGGCGCTACTATTCAG GTACTCTTGTTTGGTATAATAGCCATAGAGATCAAGAGAAAGGCTCCTCATGCTCACACTGTATGCGAAATCGTGAAAGCTCG CTGGGGCACAGCGGCACACATTGTCTTCCTCAGTTTCTGCTTTTTGACAAATATTATTGTAACTGCAATGCTGCTGCTCGGAGGTTCTGCTGTCGTAAATGCACTTACAGGAGTAAACATTTATGCTGCTAGCTTCCTTATCCCTCTTGGAGTAATCGTCTACACATTAGCTGGAGGACTAAAAGCGACGTTCTTGGCAAGCTACATACATTCTGTTATTG TTCACGTGGTACTAGTCATATTTGTATACCTTGTGTATACGGCAAGCAGTGAGCTTGGTAGCCCTAGCATCGTGTACAACCGCCTTGTAGAGGTAGCGAGTAAATCAAGGATTTGTAAGGAGCCAATTTCTCATCACGGCCAGTCTTGTGGTCCTGCGAGTGGGAATTACAAAGGGTCGTACCTAACAATGTTGAGTTCTGGAGGACTAGTCTTTGGGATTATCAACATCGTCGGAAACTTTGGCACTGTTTTTGTTGATAAT GGATACTGGGTAAGCGCCATAGCTGCACGGCCTTCGTCAACTCACAAGGGCTACTTGTTAGGTGGGCTTGTCTGGTTTGCAGTCCCATTTTCTTTGGCGACATCATTGGGACTGGGAGCACTGGCCCTTGATTTACCACTAACCGAAAGTGAAGCAAGTCGGGGACTTGTTCCTCCTGCCACCGCTATAGCTTTGATGGGAAAAGGAGGATCTGTTCTTCTTCTTACTATGCTTTTCAT GGCAGTGACTTCTGCTGGTTCATCAGAGCTTATAGCAGTATCCTCATTATGCACGTATGATATCTACCGCACGTACGTAGATCCAAATGCAGACGGAAAGAAAATCCTCAAGGTATCAAGGGGTGTGATCCTTGCTTTCGGTTGTTTTATGGGGCTGCTAGCAGTGATACTAAATAAAGCTGGAGTTTCATTGGGTTGGATGTATCTGGCAATGGGAGTGCTCATCGGTTCAGCAGTTATTCCCATCGCGTTCATGCTTCTATGGAGAAAGGCAAACGCAATCGGTGCAATCCTAGGAGCAACTGTTGGCTGCGTTCTTGGGATCATCACATGGCTATCGGTCACGAAAATTGAGTATGGCCGCATAAATCTGGACACAACAGGTCGAAATGCACCAATGCTTGCAGGAAACCTCGTCTCTATACTTAGTGGTGGAGCCATACATGCTATCTGCAGCTTCTTGTCACCACAAAACTACGACTGGGGTACCACTAAGAAGATCACCGTGGTTGAGAAGGCAACGAGTGATCTTCCGGCAGAAGAGTACAAGGAAGAAAAATTACAGAGAGCAAAGGCATGGATAGTGAAATGGGGTGTTGGCTTTACTGTTGTGATCGTTTTACTGTggccccttctctctcttccagcAG GTGATTTCGGTATAGGGTACTTCACATTCTGGGCGGTCATTGCAATAGCATGGGGCACAATCGGTTCAGTTGCAATCATCGCTTTACCGGTAATAGAAAGCTGGGAAACAATCCAGAGCGTAATTCTGGGAATGTTTACAAATGACAGGCTCATGGAGAAGGTTGAAGAAATGAATCTGAAGCTGCACACAATCATGTTGGCCATACCGGAATCGGAGAAGATTTACTTGCTTGAGAAGGAGAAGGCTAAAAAGAAAGAAGCATTGGAGCAAGGAAGCCACTCTCTTTCTGCTGTGGAACAACCATGA
- the LOC103436797 gene encoding formin-like protein 14 has translation MSLLSRFFYKRPPDGLLEFVERVYVFDSCFSTEVLPDEMYQIYLHEIITELHEEFPDSSFLAFNFREGEKRSQFAEILCEYDVTVMDYPRQYEGCPLLPLSLIQHFLRVCESWLLNDKQQNVILLHCERGGWPLLAFLLASFLIFRKLHSGERKTLEIVHREAPKGLLQLLSPLNPLPSQLRYLQYVARRNIAPEWPPPERALSLDCVILRAIPNFDTQKGCTPVIRIFGRNLLSKGGLSTQMIFSMPRKKTLRNYRQADCDVIKIDIQCLVQGDVVLECVHLDLDPEREVMMFRIMFNTAFIRSNILMLNSDNLDILWDAKERYPKGFRAEVLFGEFESISPPRAPTTTLNGEEKGGLPHDTFSRVQELFNGVEWIDSNDDAALWFLKQLSVLSDAKELSRFQNKMSLYSSPADSEEENNASSTADSADEAFDTVSKASADSTKALMLDSFDSVPLSYENDGPPDANFTSEPPDQESFGPVLDSLHQQSLDTSKGPPPCSFPESLAPKSLSTEPLRPALHTLPSPPPPPPPPPPPPPLPFIGVSRGSSPSPPLPPLSISSKDSVNRLHLATTRSPPPPPPPPPPPPLVPSHSVSSKSPLPPPPPPPPTSSTVPPPTPPTPPFKSSQQPLPSPPPPPPPPPPPFLGSTTNKLPPPPPPPPPPPPPPVSNNLQPILAPRPPPPPLSTSSSVFRAPPAPPPSPMSGSLSTNNRAPPPPPPPPPSTSSSVFGAPPASPPPPMSGSLGTNSRAPPPPPPPPPPISSSGVGAPPPPPPPPMSGSVGNYTRPPPPPPPPSGPTRPTPPPPPPAPMPPSRGATTSVPPPPGPKGSSAPPPPPPSVGRGKASSGLGIVGKGRATSIAPKKTSLKPLHWVKVNRAMKESLWEDFQKQGNQPRAPEIDISELESLFSAAAASDVHGSKTAGRRGPNITKPEKVQLIDLRRAYNCEIMLSKVKIPLPDMINAVLALDSSVLDIDQVENLIKFCPTKEEMETLKNYAGDKEMLGKCEQFFVELMKVPRVESKLRVFAFKITFSSQVNDLRSNLNTINGAANEVKESVKLRQIMQTILTLGNALNQGTARGSAVGFKLDSLLKLSDTRARNNKMTLMHYLCKLLAEKMPELLDFDKDLIHLEAASKIQLKALAEEMQAVSKGLEKVEQELAASENDGAISVGFQKVLKNFLDTAEADVRSLISLYSEVGRNADSLSQYFGEDPARCPFEQVTQVLFVFVKMFKKSREENERLAEAEKKKLEREAIKDRTVTNSSARKDDVK, from the exons ATGTCACTTCTGAGTAGATTCTTTTACAAAAGACCCCCAGATGGGTTGCTCGAATTCGTAGAGAGAGTATACG TATTTGATTCCTGTTTTTCCACTGAAGTCTTGCCTGATGAAATGTACCAAATATATCTACATGAAATCATTACTGAGTTACATGAAGAATTCCCCGACTCGTCCTTCCTTGCATTCAACTTTCGGGAGGGTGAGAAACGTAGCCAATTTGCTGAGATATTATGCGAATATGATGTTACAGTTATGGATTATCCGCGACAGTACGAGGGTTGTCCACTCCTTCCATTATCTCTTATTCAACATTTTCTTCGTGTTTGTGAGAGTTGGCTCTTGAATGACAAGCAACAAAATGTTATTCTTCTCCATTGTGAGAGGGGAGGTTGGCCACTCTTGGCTTTCCTTTTAGCTAGCTTTCTCATTTTCAGAAAACTGCATAGTGGGGAACGCAAGACGCTTGAAATTGTACATCGAGAAGCTCCTAAAGGTTTATTGCAGCTTTTGTCGCCTTTAAATCCTCTCCCATCTCAGCTGCGGTACCTTCAGTACGTGGCAAGGAGAAATATAGCTCCAGAGTGGCCACCACCTGAGCGGGCACTTTCTTTAGACTGTGTTATACTTAGAGCCATTCCAAACTTTGATACCCAAAAAGGCTGCACTCCAGTTATCAGAATTTTTGGTCGGAATCTCCTTAGTAAGGGCGGGCTTTCAACCCAGATGATATTCTCCATGCCTAGGAAGAAGACACTTCGGAACTACCGTCAA GCAGACTGTGATGTCATCAAAATTGACATTCAGTGTTTAGTGCAAGGAGATGTTGTATTGGAGTGTGTCCACTTGGATTTGGATCCAGAGAGGGAAGTTATGATGTTCCGTATTATGTTCAACACTGCATTTATTCGTTCCAACATACTGATGCTGAATTCTGATAACTTGGACATTCTATGGGATGCAAAGGAGCGCTATCCAAAGGGCTTCCGAGCTGAG GTATTGTTTGGGGAGTTTGAGAGCATTTCTCCTCCGAGAGCTCCGACTACAACTTTGAATGGTGAGGAGAAAGGTGGATTGCCCCATGATACTTTTTCTAGGGTTCAAGAACTTTTCAATGGAGTTGAGTGGATTGATAGCAATGATGATGCGGCCTTGTGGTTTCTTAAACAGCTCTCTGTCCTAAGTGATGCAAAAGAATTGTCAAGGtttcaaaacaaaatgagtttATATTCATCACCTGCTGACTctgaagaagaaaataatgcaTCTAGCACTGCTGACAGTGCTGATGAAGCATTTGACACTGTTTCCAAGGCTTCAGCAGATTCAACAAAAGCATTGATGCTGGACAGTTTTGATTCTGTCCCCTTATCATATGAGAATGATGGCCCACCTGATGCGAACTTTACTTCAGAGCCTCCTGATCAAGAGTCATTTGGACCCGTCCTGGATTCTCTTCATCAGCAATCATTAGATACAAGTAAAGGACCTCCACCTTGTTCATTCCCTGAATCATTGGCACCAAAATCCCTATCAACAGAACCATTACGTCCTGCTCTTCACACTCTACCATCACCTCCACCGCCGccgccaccaccgccaccaccgccaccactTCCTTTTATTGGTGTTAGTAGAGGGTCTTCACCATCCCCACCACTTCCACCCCTTAGCATATCCAGTAAAGATTCTGTGAACCGCTTACATTTGGCTACTACAAGAAGTCCACCACCGCCGCCaccgccgccaccaccaccaccccttGTTCCATCTCATTCTGTCTCTAGCAAAAGCCCACTGCCACCTCCTCCCCCACCTCCACCAACTTCTTCTACAGTGCCACCGCCGACCCCACCGACTCCTCCCTTTAAGTCTAGTCAGCAGCCTTTGccgtcaccaccaccaccaccaccacctccacctcctccgtTTTTGGGAAGTACAACTAACAAGCTACCgccaccaccgccaccgccaccgccgCCTCCCCCTCCTCCTGTAAGTAACAATCTACAACCGATATTGGCACCTCGGCCACCTCCTCCTCCACTGTCCACTTCTAGTTCTGTTTTTAGAGCACCTCCAGCTCCACCTCCTTCTCCTATGAGTGGTAGCCTTAGTACTAATAATAGGGCACCACCCCCgccacctcctcctccaccaTCCACTTCTAGTTCTGTTTTTGGAGCACCGCCAGCTTCACCACCTCCTCCTATGAGTGGTAGCCTTGGTACTAATAGTAGGGCACCGcccccacctcctcctcctccaccgccCATTTCTAGTTCTGGGGTTGGAGCACCcccacctccacctcctcctcctatGAGTGGTAGTGTTGGTAATTATACTAGGCCACCACCCCCACCTCCACCTCCTTCAGGACCTACAAGGCCAACCccacctcctccaccaccaGCACCAATGCCACCAAGTCGCGGTGCAACAACATCTGTGCCTCCACCACCTGGACCAAAGGGCTCTagtgcaccaccaccaccgccaccatcAGTTGGAAGGGGCAAAGCGTCTTCTGGGCTGGGGATTGTTGGAAAAGGCCGTGCTACTTCTATTGCCCCAAAGAAAACTTCCTTAAAGCCCTTACACTGGGTGAAAGTTAATCGAGCAATGAAAGAGAGTTTATGGGAGGATTTTCAGAAACAAGGCAATCAGCCAAG GGCTCCTGAAATAGATATATCAGAACTTGAAAGTCTGTTCTCAGCAGCCGCTGCTTCAGATGTGCATGGCAGTAAGACTGCTGGTCGACGTGGTCCTAACATTACCAAACCTGAGAAAGTGCAACTG ATTGACTTGCGACGTGCGTATAACTGTGAAATTATGCTTTCAAAAGTAAAGATCCCCTTGCCAGATATGATT AATGCAGTTCTAGCTCTGGATTCTTCTGTTCTTGACATTGATCAGGTTGAGAATCTCATTAAATTTTGTCCTACCAAAGAAGAAATGGAAACTTTGAAG AACTATGCAGGCGACAAGGAAATGCTAGGGAAGTGTGAACAG TTTTTCGTAGAGCTAATGAAGGTTCCACGAGTAGAATCCAAGTTACGAGTATTTGCTTTCAAAATTACCTTCTCTAGTCAG GTGAATGATTTAAGATCTAATCTGAATACAATCAATGGTGCTGCTAATGAG GTGAAGGAATCTGTGAAATTGCGACAGATAATGCAGACAATCCTTACTTTGGGAAATGCCTTGAATCAAGGCACTGCTCGAG gATCTGCTGTAGGATTCAAATTGGACAGCCTTCTTAAATTGTCTGATACCCGtgcaagaaacaataaaatgacTTTAATGCATTATTTGTGTAAG CTCCTTGCTGAGAAAATGCCAGAGTTGCTGGATTTTGATAAAGATCTGATTCATTTAGAAGCTGCTTCTAAG ATTCAATTGaaagctttggctgaagaaATGCAAGCTGTGAGTAAAGGTCTGGAAAAGGTTGAGCAAGAACTTGCTGCTTCAGAAAACGATGGAGCAATCTCTGTTGGTTTCCAAAAA GTGCTGAAGAATTTTCTTGATACTGCTGAAGCTGATGTAAGGTCGTTAATCTCCTTGTACTCTGAAGTG ggAAGAAATGCAGATTCTTTGTCTCAATACTTCGGGGAGGATCCAGCTCGGTGTCCTTTTGAACAAG TGACACAGGTCTTGTTCGTTTTCGTCAAGATGTTCAAAAAGTCACGAGAGGAAAATGAAAGACTTGCTGAGGCCGAAAAAAAGAAGCTTGAAAGGGAAGCCATTAAAGACCGGACAGTAACCAATTCATCTGCAAGGAAAGATGATGTTAAATAG
- the LOC103436798 gene encoding urea-proton symporter DUR3 isoform X1 produces the protein MASSWSQCPPFEFSSKYYHVAGDGGGCVRQSSFFGGKPVLNQGVGYSVILGFGAFFAVFTSFLVWLEKRYVGSKHTSEWFNTAGRSVKTGLIASVIVSQWTWAATILQSSNVAWEYGVSGPFWYASGATIQVLLFGIIAIEIKRKAPHAHTVCEIVKARWGTAAHIVFLSFCFLTNIIVTAMLLLGGSAVVNALTGVNIYAASFLIPLGVIVYTLAGGLKATFLASYIHSVIVHVVLVIFVYLVYTASSELGSPSIVYNRLVEVASKSRICKEPISHHGQSCGPASGNYKGSYLTMLSSGGLVFGIINIVGNFGTVFVDNGYWVSAIAARPSSTHKGYLLGGLVWFAVPFSLATSLGLGALALDLPLTESEASRGLVPPATAIALMGKGGSVLLLTMLFIRAVTSAGSSELIAVSSLCTYDIYRTYVDPNADGKKILKVSRGVILAFGCFMGLLAVILNKAGVSLGWMYLAMGVLIGSAVIPIAFMLLWRKANAIGAILGATVGCVLGIITWLSVTKIEYGRINLDTTGRNAPMLAGNLVSILSGGAIHAICSFLSPQNYDWGTTKKITVVEKATSDLPAEEYKEEKLQRAKAWIVKWGVGFTVVIVLLWPLLSLPAGDFGIGYFTFWAVIAIAWGTIGSVAIIALPVIESWETIQSVILGMFTNDRLMEKVEEMNLKLHTIMLAIPESEKIYLLEKEKAKKKEALEQGSHSLSAVEQP, from the exons ATGGCTAGCTCTTGGTCTCAGTGTCCGCCTTTCGAGTTTTCGAGCAAGTACTATCACGTGGCCGGAGACGGAGGTGGCTGTGTGAGGCAAAGCAGCTTCTTTGGAGGCAAACCAGTGCTTAATCAGGGCGTAGGGTATTCTGTTATTCTTGGCTTTGGAGCCTTCTTTGCTGTCTTCACATCTTTCTTG GTATGGTTGGAGAAGCGATATGTTGGTTCCAAGCACACATCTGAATGGTTCAACACTGCAGGAAGAAGTGTTAAAACAGGACTCATTGCCAGTGTGATTGTCTCCCAG TGGACTTGGGCTGCTACAATCTTGCAAAGTTCAAATGTTGCTTGGGAGTATGGAGTAAGTGGACCTTTCTGGTATGCTAGCGGCGCTACTATTCAG GTACTCTTGTTTGGTATAATAGCCATAGAGATCAAGAGAAAGGCTCCTCATGCTCACACTGTATGCGAAATCGTGAAAGCTCG CTGGGGCACAGCGGCACACATTGTCTTCCTCAGTTTCTGCTTTTTGACAAATATTATTGTAACTGCAATGCTGCTGCTCGGAGGTTCTGCTGTCGTAAATGCACTTACAGGAGTAAACATTTATGCTGCTAGCTTCCTTATCCCTCTTGGAGTAATCGTCTACACATTAGCTGGAGGACTAAAAGCGACGTTCTTGGCAAGCTACATACATTCTGTTATTG TTCACGTGGTACTAGTCATATTTGTATACCTTGTGTATACGGCAAGCAGTGAGCTTGGTAGCCCTAGCATCGTGTACAACCGCCTTGTAGAGGTAGCGAGTAAATCAAGGATTTGTAAGGAGCCAATTTCTCATCACGGCCAGTCTTGTGGTCCTGCGAGTGGGAATTACAAAGGGTCGTACCTAACAATGTTGAGTTCTGGAGGACTAGTCTTTGGGATTATCAACATCGTCGGAAACTTTGGCACTGTTTTTGTTGATAAT GGATACTGGGTAAGCGCCATAGCTGCACGGCCTTCGTCAACTCACAAGGGCTACTTGTTAGGTGGGCTTGTCTGGTTTGCAGTCCCATTTTCTTTGGCGACATCATTGGGACTGGGAGCACTGGCCCTTGATTTACCACTAACCGAAAGTGAAGCAAGTCGGGGACTTGTTCCTCCTGCCACCGCTATAGCTTTGATGGGAAAAGGAGGATCTGTTCTTCTTCTTACTATGCTTTTCAT CAGGGCAGTGACTTCTGCTGGTTCATCAGAGCTTATAGCAGTATCCTCATTATGCACGTATGATATCTACCGCACGTACGTAGATCCAAATGCAGACGGAAAGAAAATCCTCAAGGTATCAAGGGGTGTGATCCTTGCTTTCGGTTGTTTTATGGGGCTGCTAGCAGTGATACTAAATAAAGCTGGAGTTTCATTGGGTTGGATGTATCTGGCAATGGGAGTGCTCATCGGTTCAGCAGTTATTCCCATCGCGTTCATGCTTCTATGGAGAAAGGCAAACGCAATCGGTGCAATCCTAGGAGCAACTGTTGGCTGCGTTCTTGGGATCATCACATGGCTATCGGTCACGAAAATTGAGTATGGCCGCATAAATCTGGACACAACAGGTCGAAATGCACCAATGCTTGCAGGAAACCTCGTCTCTATACTTAGTGGTGGAGCCATACATGCTATCTGCAGCTTCTTGTCACCACAAAACTACGACTGGGGTACCACTAAGAAGATCACCGTGGTTGAGAAGGCAACGAGTGATCTTCCGGCAGAAGAGTACAAGGAAGAAAAATTACAGAGAGCAAAGGCATGGATAGTGAAATGGGGTGTTGGCTTTACTGTTGTGATCGTTTTACTGTggccccttctctctcttccagcAG GTGATTTCGGTATAGGGTACTTCACATTCTGGGCGGTCATTGCAATAGCATGGGGCACAATCGGTTCAGTTGCAATCATCGCTTTACCGGTAATAGAAAGCTGGGAAACAATCCAGAGCGTAATTCTGGGAATGTTTACAAATGACAGGCTCATGGAGAAGGTTGAAGAAATGAATCTGAAGCTGCACACAATCATGTTGGCCATACCGGAATCGGAGAAGATTTACTTGCTTGAGAAGGAGAAGGCTAAAAAGAAAGAAGCATTGGAGCAAGGAAGCCACTCTCTTTCTGCTGTGGAACAACCATGA